A genomic segment from Thamnophis elegans isolate rThaEle1 chromosome 3, rThaEle1.pri, whole genome shotgun sequence encodes:
- the LOC116505610 gene encoding LOW QUALITY PROTEIN: cationic trypsin-3-like (The sequence of the model RefSeq protein was modified relative to this genomic sequence to represent the inferred CDS: inserted 2 bases in 2 codons), whose product MKVLWIFAFLGAALAAPFEDDDDKIVGGYTCQRNSVPYQVSLNSGYHFCGGSLINEQWVVSAAHCYKSRMNVILGEHNMVENEGSEQIXKTCKIIVHPEYSSWLLDNDIMLIKLESPVTIDASVSPISLSNGCAAIGTSCLISGWGNTLSNGGDNYPDLLQCLNAPILSDEECNAAYPGQITPNMVCLGYLEGGKDSCQGDSGGPVVCNGVLXGIVSWGIGCALPGYPGVYTKVCRYTDWINQIIAAN is encoded by the exons ATGAAAGTCCTGTGGATCTTTGCCTTCCTCGGAGCAGCAC TTGCTGCGCCCTTTGAGGATGATGATGACAAGATTGTTGGAGGATATACCTGCCAGAGAAATTCTGTCCCTTATCAGGTTTCACTGAATTCTGGCTATCATTTCTGTGGTGGTTCCCTCATCAACGAACAATGGGTTGTTTCAGCTGCTCATTGTTACAAATC CCGCATGAATGTGATACTTGGAGAGCACAATATGGTGGAAAATGAAGGGAGCGAACAGA AAAAAACCTGCAAAATAATTGTCCATCCAGAGTACAGCTCTTGGCTCTTGGATAATGATATCATGCTCATCAAGCTGGAATCACCTGTCACTATTGATGCAAGTGTCTCACCTATCTCTTTGAGTAATGGATGTGCAGCAATTGGTACTAGTTGCTTGATCTCAGGATGGGGCAATACTCTCAGCAATGGTGGTGA tAACTACCCTGATCTTCTGCAATGCCTGAATGCACCAATCCTAAGTGATGAGGAATGCAATGCTGCTTACCCAGGACAAATTACCCCAAATATGGTCTGTCTTGGATACCTAGAGGGTGGCAAAGATTCTTGTCAG GGAGATTCTGGTGGTCCCGTGGTTTGTAACGGAGTGC CAGGCATTGTCTCCTGGGGTATCGGTTGTGCCCTGCCTGGCTATCCTGGAGTCTACACTAAAGTTTGCAGATACACCGACTGGATCAATCAAATCATAGCTGCCAACTGA
- the LOC116505607 gene encoding cationic trypsin-3-like: MKFIWLVAFLGAAVAFPIDDEDDDKIVGGYTCQKHSAPYQVSLNAGYHFCGGSIINKQWIVSAAHCYQSRIQVRLGEHSLTKDDGSEQYIDAIKIIPHPKFNRRTLDNDIMLIKLSKTASLNSRVSAIRLPSSCPSTGAICLVSGWGNTLSSGTHYPDLLQCLNVPVLSQSGCNKAYPGKITNNMFCAGYLEGGKDSCQGDSGGPVVCNGVLQGVVSWGDGCAQKGNPGVYTKVCNYISWIQQTTSSN, encoded by the exons ATGAAGTTCATTTGGCTGGTAGCATTCTTGGGGGCAGCTG TTGCCTTCCCCATCGATGATGAAGACGATGATAAGATTGTGGGGGGCTACACCTGCCAAAAGCATTCTGCTCCCTATCAGGTCTCCCTGAATGCTGGATACCATTTCTGTGGTGGCTCCATCATAAATAAACAATGGATTGTTTCAGCTGCTCATTGCTATCAATC CCGAATCCAAGTGAGACTTGGGGAACATAGTTTGACCAAAGATGATGGTTCCGAGCAGTACATTGATGCAATCAAAATCATTCCACATCCCAAATTCAACCGCAGAACTTTGGACAATGACATCATGCTCATCAAACTGTCCAAAACAGCCAGTCTCAATTCCCGTGTTTCAGCGATCCGTCTACCAAGCAGCTGTCCATCCACCGGAGCAATATGTTTAGTCTCTGGCTGGGGCAACACCCTCAGCAGTGGCA CACACTATCCAGACCTTCTACAGTGCCTGAATGTCCCTGTACTTTCTCAGAGTGGATGCAATAAGGCTTATCCAGGAAAAATCACCAACAATATGTTTTGTGCAGGATACCTGGAAGGTGGAAAAGACTCTTGTCAG GGAGATTCTGGTGGCCCAGTTGTCTGCAATGGAGTACTCCAAGGAGTTGTCTCTTGGGGCGATGGATGTGCTCAGAAAGGTAATCCTGGTGTCTACACTAAAGTTTGCAACTACATTTCCTGGATTCAGCAAACCACCAGTTCCAACTGA